Part of the Spirochaeta lutea genome is shown below.
TACCGATCGTTGTAGGTTTTAAAGTTATCCAGGTCCAGAAACAGCAGACAGGGCGGCTCATGCTCCTTCTGATACCGGTCAGCTCGCTGGCACTCCTCCGCCAGGCGCTGCTCCAGGCTACGACGGTTCAAAAGCCCCGTCAGGGCATCGGTCCGGGAGAGGGCCTGAATCTCCTCATTCGCTCTACGAAGGGCCGATACCAGGGTGGCCCCCTGAAGCCCCGTACTCAGGTGTCGGGCCAACCCGGCGGTTACGGCAGTATCATCCTTCCCGGGTTGAATCACCAGGTACCCGATCCTCTTGCCGGCAAACTGTACCAACTCCACATTCAGACTGCAGCCCCGGGGATGGGCATCCGGTCCCTCCGACTGGTCTCCCGGGACGGACTGCCTAGGCTGCCCCGGATCGACCAGCCCGGATCTGCGAGGCGCTACCCTCTTTCCGGTCTGCCTGGTCTGTTCACCCTCGGCGGTAGAACCGGGCCAGTACCCCCGGGGAAGAAGGGTCCGGACATCAAAATGTATCCCCTGCTCGGGATCAATGGTTCGCCGCCTGCCGTGCCACATCCAGAAAACCAGCCGAGCGCCGTCCTGGGGCTTCTCCGAGGATGTAAACAACACCAGGGCCGCGCCCTGTCCACCGAGCATGGGAATCTGCACCTCCAGGCCCTGGAGGATGTAATCCATATCGTACCGGCTGAAGAGCACCCGGCTGGCTGCGTCGATGCGGTTCTGTCTGGCGTCCTGGTCCAGGGTGCGGGCGCGCATCTGGCGCTGGATAATATCGTTTGCCAGGGCGGACAGCCGGGTGTCCGCGGCGGTCGTCATGGAGCTGCTCCGGGTAAGCAGTGCCTCGGGAATCTCCCCGGGGTCAATACCGGTCCGGCTCAGGCAGTCTGCCAGCCGGCGGATGGCCTTGGCCCGGGTAGTCCAGTGCTCCGAGGTTTCGGGGGACGTTGGGGTGGTTTCCCCGGGTGGAGGGCCGGAGATTTCGGCTTTGGGCATTCCTTTCGGCTGATCCTCAGGCGTCTTGGGGTCGGAGGTTAAGAGTTCATCGAGAATGGCCAGGGCTTCGGCGGGCCATGTTCGGGAGATGTCCGGGGCGCTGGGGGACGCCCCGGAGAGCACCTGGATTCGGCGGTTCACACAGCCGCAGGATTCCCGCAGGATCACCCTGCTTTCGGGAAGCAGAGCCGATGGTGATGCCGGGGGGTTCCCCGAGGTTGAGGCATGAGAATCACCCTGAAGATGCCGGATACAATGGGCCATGAGGTTCCGGCCGTATTGGAAGAAGTTTTGACTGGCGGTGGTAAGGGAGGGAATACTGCAGCGACCCTGCTCCACATCATCGAAGCCCACCACGGCCACGGTACCCGGGACGCTGATACCCTGGCTCGTCAGGTACTCCATGGCCCTCAGGGCGGCCCGGTCGTCCCGGGCGGCTAGGGCGGTAAAATCCTTGCCGGGAATCAATCCGCGCCCTTCCACCAGCAATCGCATAGCGCTCTCGGCCCAGTTCTCCGTTTCTTCCAGGTTGGCATGCAGCCTATGATAATCCTCTTGAATATCCCGCCCGGTGACGAGCAGCCGGGGGTCAGGACTGATTCCCGCCTCCTCCAGCGCCTGGTGGTACCCCGACTGACGTTCCCGGACTTCCCAGGGGGTTTCGGGGCTGTCCCCAGCCAAATAGGCGATCCGGCTATGGCCGTGCCGGGTAATGAGATGGCTGACCAGTCGGTAGATGGGGGTTCGGTTATCAGGATTGAGGGCGGTTACTCCCGGATGGCCCCAGCCAAGACTGAAAATCGGCAGGGACGAAAGGTGGGTAACCAGTTCTATCAGATATTCCGGGGGTGCGTCGTGGAGGAACTGCGCCCCCCAAAGCAGCACGGCTTGAAATGCCTGGGGATCAAAGAGCTGATAGAGCAGACTCGAACGGTTCTCATTGGGTGCTCCCTGGGCGGGTATGGCCTGCAGGTAGTTCTGTTGTAAGCCGCCGCCCAGGTATACCATCTGGATGCCGTAATCCCGGGAGGCCTGATGGAGCCCTCTCCAGAACTCTATGCTGTAGTACCCATCCAGGGGGGCACCGAGGACCAAGACTGGTTTTAAATCGGGTTTTTTACTCACTACTTTAAGAGTCAACCCCCCGGGCCGAATAGTCAAGACTTGGGTGAACTTCTGCAGTTCCATGGTGATTTCATAGCCTGGCGCACTTGGTACCACACCGCGGACCGGGTCATTCAATCCGGACTTGGACCCGATCATCGCAGAATCACCCTAACAAATACCCCGTAGCAACCCCCCGGATGTACCGGAATTCTCCAAGATTTCCCCGGAACTTAAGGTTGAGTTAAGCTCGGTCTGCCATAATGGCATTTTAAGGAGAAGCTATGAAACGATTATTCATCTTGTTGGTATTGGTACCCTTGGTGCTGGTTACAGCCTGTGGCACCCTCTTTGTTGCCGGCGGGGCGGATTACCGCGCCGGTGAACGGGCTTTCAAGGAAGGCAAGTACGATGTGGCCTTGGAGAAGGCCCTGTCTGCCCTGGAAACCAACCCGGAATTCCCAGAAGCCGCAGAACTGCTTCAACGAACCGCTGAACAAGGTCCCCGTAACATCCTGGCGGAGATCGATACCCTACAATCCAGCGGCAGGGCCTTTGCATCAGATTCTATCTGGCGGGAGTATGCCCACCTGGAACGGATTCACCGGATTCTCTCAGGCTCTTCGTATGCGTCCCGGTATCCAACCAAGAGTTATGCCCAGGAACGTGACGAGGCGAAAGAAACCGCCGCAGAGGAATACTACCAGGCCGGATCCCGTGCCCTGGCTAGAGGTGATTTCCGCTCCGCCCGGGAAGCCTCCCGCTACCTCGCCAGCGCCCAGGCCCTCATTGCCGATTACAAGGATACCCAGAGCCTGCTCGCCCAGGCCAAGGAAGCCGGGATTGCCCGGGTCATGGTGTACAGCGTTCAGGGTATGGACATTCTGGAACGCGCAGTCATCAACGCCCTGGGGGGTAATCCTACGGTCCGGGAGTTTACCCAATTCGTATCTCCGGCGGCCCTGGGAATCGGCCAGGGTCGATCCCTGGCAAACGTAGTACGGGACAGTCAGGAAGCCGATGTGGATCTGCTGCTGTACATTGAGTCGGTCACCGCGGGCCGGGTCACGGATACCCGAAGCCGGCCGAATATTTCATTGGCTGGGGGATTGTTATCCGGGAATGAATACACCTGGGGCTACAATCAAGAAATCGAGGGAACCTTACAGCTCATTGACGTTGCCGCCGGGCAGGTACTCTCCCAGCAGAGCTACCGTGACAGTGCCTCGGACAGTATCACCGCCACGATCATCACCGGAACCTCCAGCATGCGCTTAAACCTCCGGGATTTCGGCGACGGCAGCTTTGCGGTCATGCGGGTTCAGGACGCCACCTCTCTTCTCTACGGGGTTTATGATGATTTCCATGCCAGTGCCAGGGATTTTGTGAGCCGTCAAAACTACGATGCGGTACGGGCCGCAGATTCCTTCGAGGCCCTGAAGCGGATTGTCCATAACGAGATTTGGTACTACGGTACAGAGATTCTCACCGACGACGCCACGGAGCTCTACTACCCGCTTTACGACAGAGTACGCACCGAAAATACCCGGCGTTACGAGTATTCCAACAGCCTGTTTAACACAACAAAAACCAAGGCGCCCCTCCTTGCCCGGGAAGCCTCCCAGGACTTCAGCGCCCTTGAGCAAAGTGCCGGATCGGCCATCGGGGCGGCCATGATCAAGCATATTCAGTAATCTGCCGGGTGAGAATTCCCGGGGCCCCTGCGGCTATCTGCATGGGGCCCCGTTCGGTTCTTACCATCGGGCGCCGGCAGCCTGCGGAACCGGAACCCTGAAAACCGGTCCCCAGACACCCTCGACGCCGGGCCCCGGCAGCCCGCGGAGCCGGAACCCCGGCACCTGTTATCGGCATCACGAGCGGTCTCCCTTTCCGGCCGCCCAGGGCTCAAAAAGCTCACGGCCCTGAAACACCCCCCGGAGATACTCAAAAAGTCTGGCATTCCCAAGAACCCGCCGTAAACTCCCGTCCTGAACCGCCCGGTTCACCAGAGCCGTCATGTCATGGTATACCCCGCCCCCCCGGGGGCTGCCCAGAGCCTTCTTTTCGCCGATCAACCAATCCCTGTACGCCCCCAGACTGGTCCGCAGCCCTTCCAGCCTCGGCCCGGGCAAACCGCTTTGGCTGTACCACTGCTCCATCTGCATCATCACCATGTACAACTCGTCGGCGGGATTCAGCATTCGTCGGTAGACCCGGTGGGGAATCATCGGGGCAATCCCCCCTTCCCGGTTCAGCTCGCGGAAAACCTGTCGCATCTCCTGACGGTAGGAATACAGGGGATTCCCGCTCTGCAAGTCCCGACCGTACAGCTGGGCATAGCGCTGACGAAGCCCATTTTCTCGGGGTTCATGGCTTAGGTGGGTACAAGGTGATTCGACTACCTCAGGGTCAAGGGATTCCCAGCAGTTCAACACCGAAAGGAAGTGGTTCCGCTGACGCCCCGGGCGCAGGGTAAGCCAGCCGGGCATGATGCACGAGACCCCGGCATCCGCCAAGGTTCGGTACAGATTCCGCAGTTCCCGGATACCATCGCTAATCCCCGGCATCAGGGGCATAACCAAGGCTCCGGTTGCGCAGCCCGCCGCAGCCGCCCCCTCCAATGCCCGGAGCCGGTCCCGGACGGGGCTCGCCCCGGATTCAAAGGTATCCGCCACCCGCTGGTCCAAGGTCGTGACGGTAACCAGAAGAAGGAACCCCGCTGCCTGATTCACCTCCCGCCAGTAGGGCATATCCTCCAGGACCAGGGCTGATTTTGTCAGCAGCGTGACCGGCAAACGGTAGTACTGCAGTATCTTCGCGCAGGAGCGGGTAATTCTCAGCTGTGCTTCCAGGGGCTGATAGGCATCGGTAATGCCGCTGCTGATAGCCACAGGCCCGTATTCCCGCACCCTAGGCAGCTCCCGTTCCAGCAGGTTGGGAAGATTCTCCCGATAAACGATATCCCGCTCAAAATCCCCCTCCACATAGTATTTCTCCGCCCGGCCGTCACAGTAGCTGCAGGCATGCCCGCAGCCCATGTAGGGCGAGAGTTTGTACCGACTCATGGTAAACGGGTCGG
Proteins encoded:
- a CDS encoding SPL family radical SAM protein, coding for MKSPSAPRPKARRVSKALSANLLPDPFTMSRYKLSPYMGCGHACSYCDGRAEKYYVEGDFERDIVYRENLPNLLERELPRVREYGPVAISSGITDAYQPLEAQLRITRSCAKILQYYRLPVTLLTKSALVLEDMPYWREVNQAAGFLLLVTVTTLDQRVADTFESGASPVRDRLRALEGAAAAGCATGALVMPLMPGISDGIRELRNLYRTLADAGVSCIMPGWLTLRPGRQRNHFLSVLNCWESLDPEVVESPCTHLSHEPRENGLRQRYAQLYGRDLQSGNPLYSYRQEMRQVFRELNREGGIAPMIPHRVYRRMLNPADELYMVMMQMEQWYSQSGLPGPRLEGLRTSLGAYRDWLIGEKKALGSPRGGGVYHDMTALVNRAVQDGSLRRVLGNARLFEYLRGVFQGRELFEPWAAGKGDRS
- a CDS encoding diguanylate cyclase; amino-acid sequence: MELQKFTQVLTIRPGGLTLKVVSKKPDLKPVLVLGAPLDGYYSIEFWRGLHQASRDYGIQMVYLGGGLQQNYLQAIPAQGAPNENRSSLLYQLFDPQAFQAVLLWGAQFLHDAPPEYLIELVTHLSSLPIFSLGWGHPGVTALNPDNRTPIYRLVSHLITRHGHSRIAYLAGDSPETPWEVRERQSGYHQALEEAGISPDPRLLVTGRDIQEDYHRLHANLEETENWAESAMRLLVEGRGLIPGKDFTALAARDDRAALRAMEYLTSQGISVPGTVAVVGFDDVEQGRCSIPSLTTASQNFFQYGRNLMAHCIRHLQGDSHASTSGNPPASPSALLPESRVILRESCGCVNRRIQVLSGASPSAPDISRTWPAEALAILDELLTSDPKTPEDQPKGMPKAEISGPPPGETTPTSPETSEHWTTRAKAIRRLADCLSRTGIDPGEIPEALLTRSSSMTTAADTRLSALANDIIQRQMRARTLDQDARQNRIDAASRVLFSRYDMDYILQGLEVQIPMLGGQGAALVLFTSSEKPQDGARLVFWMWHGRRRTIDPEQGIHFDVRTLLPRGYWPGSTAEGEQTRQTGKRVAPRRSGLVDPGQPRQSVPGDQSEGPDAHPRGCSLNVELVQFAGKRIGYLVIQPGKDDTAVTAGLARHLSTGLQGATLVSALRRANEEIQALSRTDALTGLLNRRSLEQRLAEECQRADRYQKEHEPPCLLFLDLDNFKTYNDRYGHWAGDLVLQHFAGILTSQCRQSDQIARFGGDEFVILLIEITLKDAIQSARRIIDAFSRQESLMEVIRLNTPDHAKPPATPPEAPGLSCSIGIARYRHQTPWQTLIQQGDQALYQAKAAGKNRWAVFGS